The following proteins are co-located in the Polystyrenella longa genome:
- a CDS encoding IclR family transcriptional regulator: MAIGDELLTTKSQAPNLQRGLAVLEYLSQQPEGATVTQLSEELQFPTASSFRIANVLVELGYLSKEPRTKKFFLTNRFLLLGQPQSQGRSLHECSIGPMRTIRDATSETTQLCCLIGTEMVMIEQLLSTQPFKYSVDIGARCPCYSNAPGKVIIAFQSETEQVALVDRIKFKKFTKTTISNKTEFHKELKQIRKQGYAVDRAEGLEGIHCIAAPIVDRHGHPVAALTIAGPASRIPEDEWAITAEIVKEGARLASEEFKQQS, from the coding sequence ATGGCTATTGGTGACGAGTTACTGACGACGAAATCGCAGGCCCCCAATTTGCAGCGAGGGTTGGCGGTGCTGGAATATCTGTCGCAGCAGCCCGAAGGGGCGACGGTCACGCAGTTGAGTGAAGAGCTGCAATTCCCTACGGCCTCTTCGTTTCGCATCGCCAATGTGCTGGTCGAACTCGGTTACCTGAGCAAAGAACCGCGAACCAAGAAATTCTTCCTGACGAACCGTTTTCTGTTGCTCGGCCAACCCCAGTCGCAGGGCCGCAGTTTGCACGAGTGTTCCATCGGGCCGATGCGGACGATTCGCGATGCCACCTCCGAGACGACCCAACTCTGTTGCCTCATCGGAACCGAGATGGTCATGATCGAACAGCTTCTGTCGACTCAGCCGTTTAAATACTCTGTCGACATCGGTGCTCGCTGCCCCTGTTACAGCAATGCTCCTGGAAAAGTGATTATTGCTTTTCAATCGGAAACGGAGCAGGTCGCCTTAGTGGATCGAATCAAATTCAAAAAGTTCACGAAGACGACGATCAGCAACAAAACCGAATTTCATAAAGAACTCAAACAGATTCGGAAACAAGGGTACGCCGTAGACCGGGCCGAAGGGTTGGAGGGGATCCACTGCATCGCCGCTCCCATTGTCGACCGGCACGGTCACCCCGTCGCCGCACTCACCATCGCCGGACCCGCCTCTCGCATTCCTGAAGATGAATGGGCGATAACGGCTGAAATCGTAAAAGAAGGAGCGCGACTTGCCTCCGAAGAATTCAAACAACAATCCTGA
- a CDS encoding DUF1553 domain-containing protein, translating to MPPSYPQRDKTWLSLPAGKTIILLAIGLSLSLFSLFSNTREDSLHAQEADQAEVKDNKADATNKIPAEQLEFFENHIRPVLVESCYACHESGGSAEGGLLLDFREALIKGGDSGPLFNFKEPEQSLLIKVLKHEVEGMEMPQGEDQLSDESIAQFTTWIKMGAPDPREAPEDAEEVIAGSWEETFKERQQWWSFQPIASPEVPQIEGTNSDHPVDLFIQRKLNEQNLKPAPPADKRTLIRRLSFVLTGLPPTPEEIDYFLNDESPNAYEKLVEGYLNSQRFGERWARHWMDWVRYSDSHGSEGDPAIPYAYRYRDYLIRALNADIPYDQLVKEHIAGDLLSNPRVDAKSGINESAIGPAHWRMVFHGFAPTDALEEKVRFTDDQINVYSKAFLGLTVSCARCHNHKFDAISQADFYALYGILDSTRPATKDVNLPEVQTKFQPELTELKHQIKDKLASAWQAESSQIATRLVESDDSLIQSIKNTKDRRELLHVWKQLSESSDPEAFQKAWNDIEVSWKSEQNHLERHRDREYYQHWKLAEDGDFNQWHQEGNGLTEQPAAAGEFSISPVGDGIVTGIYPAGVYSHGLSDKHRAVLSSPRFHLDDDYRVWFRTVGDQNALNRYSVQHYPRSGTVYPVHRINNENWDWSQFDLKYWNGDDIHLEVTTSEDQAILTSGNNRSWFGLREVVVFRTGTEVPPSFDLEYLSPLIAEIDENGATSSAEIAGAIQKATQTAIANWQSGQMTDAQALFLNQVVDSGLLSNSATNDKLKGLLDNYRTMEKQVPLPTRAPGLMEADIVNQPLMVRGNHKQLNQEIPRRFLDAVDPTPYADNASGRLELAEDTVRADNPFTSRVIVNRLWHYLFGAGLVRTPDNLGQLGEPPTHPELLDFLATRFTNEGWSLKRTIRFLVTSGTFKRSITASDLALENDPDNYYWSHAKLRRLEAEAIRDSLLAVSGQLDLKMYGPGYKPNGDSHQRSVYGLIKRNSLDKFLATFDAPTPFATKGNRDETNVPGQSLTLMNDPSLSKNAANWIKLIKTEYPELSPEAQIQLMFEQALGRLPSEKEMMHSREFLSELDSRYQVLHSEFEELANRQQQVEEQIESILAPVRMRLLPGELSDELIANLPLPIAHWKFDEHADDELSGIKGTLNGTARIEDGALILDGKGYVSTEPVPTQVDAKTFEAWVQLDNLEQRGSGVMTLQRQDGILFDSIVLGEIRPQHWLAGSNNHARSAEFKGYAEEVAISEPVHLAISYDEQGKITGYRNGKPYGETIQKAPLLPFAADGSNFLFGLRHSPAASNRYLKGRIYEARFYDRALSPAEIEASSHSLGLFVSPALVRAELTSAQQTELSKYETSLSNILSQQKSLGQQPADEQAWIDFGHALFNLKNFIYYE from the coding sequence ATGCCACCTTCCTACCCGCAACGAGATAAAACCTGGCTCAGCCTTCCAGCAGGGAAGACGATAATCCTACTGGCGATCGGCCTCTCTTTAAGTTTATTCAGCCTGTTTTCCAATACACGCGAAGACTCGCTCCACGCGCAGGAAGCAGATCAGGCAGAGGTCAAAGACAATAAAGCGGACGCCACAAACAAGATTCCGGCCGAGCAACTTGAATTCTTTGAAAACCATATCCGTCCCGTGCTCGTCGAAAGCTGCTATGCCTGTCACGAAAGTGGAGGAAGTGCCGAAGGAGGCTTGCTGCTCGATTTCCGCGAAGCATTGATCAAAGGGGGCGATTCGGGGCCGCTCTTCAATTTCAAAGAACCAGAACAAAGCCTGCTCATCAAAGTTCTCAAGCACGAAGTTGAAGGCATGGAGATGCCGCAGGGGGAAGACCAGCTCTCTGACGAATCGATAGCACAGTTTACGACCTGGATTAAGATGGGGGCTCCGGACCCGCGTGAAGCCCCCGAGGATGCCGAAGAAGTGATCGCCGGAAGTTGGGAAGAGACTTTCAAAGAACGCCAGCAATGGTGGAGCTTCCAACCAATCGCATCGCCCGAGGTTCCACAAATCGAAGGGACAAACTCCGACCACCCAGTGGACCTTTTCATACAACGAAAACTGAACGAACAGAATTTGAAACCGGCACCACCCGCCGACAAGCGAACGTTGATTCGCCGTCTCTCTTTTGTCTTAACAGGTCTGCCGCCGACTCCCGAAGAAATCGATTATTTCCTGAATGATGAATCGCCCAACGCTTACGAGAAGCTGGTAGAGGGTTATCTCAACTCGCAACGATTTGGTGAGCGTTGGGCAAGGCATTGGATGGACTGGGTCCGATATTCTGACTCACACGGATCAGAAGGGGACCCCGCCATCCCTTACGCATATCGCTACCGCGATTACCTGATTCGCGCACTGAACGCCGATATTCCTTACGACCAACTCGTTAAAGAACACATTGCGGGTGATCTGCTTTCCAACCCACGTGTTGATGCCAAATCAGGTATCAACGAATCCGCCATCGGCCCCGCCCATTGGCGGATGGTCTTCCATGGTTTCGCCCCCACGGATGCGTTGGAAGAGAAAGTTCGTTTCACAGACGACCAGATTAATGTCTACTCTAAAGCATTTCTCGGACTGACCGTCTCTTGCGCCCGATGTCATAACCATAAGTTCGACGCGATCAGTCAGGCCGACTTCTACGCGTTGTACGGCATCCTCGATTCGACTCGTCCGGCAACGAAAGACGTCAACCTGCCAGAGGTTCAGACGAAGTTCCAACCGGAGCTAACGGAGCTTAAACATCAGATCAAGGACAAACTCGCAAGTGCATGGCAGGCCGAGTCCTCGCAGATCGCCACTCGCCTTGTCGAGAGTGACGATTCACTAATACAGTCAATAAAAAACACGAAGGACCGCCGCGAACTACTGCACGTCTGGAAACAGTTGAGCGAAAGCTCCGATCCTGAAGCTTTCCAGAAAGCCTGGAACGATATCGAAGTCAGTTGGAAATCGGAACAAAACCACCTTGAACGCCATCGTGATCGAGAATATTACCAGCACTGGAAACTCGCTGAAGATGGCGATTTCAATCAGTGGCACCAGGAAGGAAACGGCCTTACAGAGCAACCGGCAGCCGCTGGTGAATTCAGCATTTCCCCCGTTGGTGACGGCATCGTCACTGGCATTTATCCCGCTGGTGTTTATTCGCACGGACTTTCCGACAAGCATCGGGCGGTGCTGTCGTCTCCCCGTTTTCATCTCGATGATGACTACAGAGTCTGGTTCCGAACCGTCGGCGATCAGAATGCACTCAACCGGTATTCCGTCCAGCACTACCCGCGATCCGGCACCGTCTATCCCGTTCATCGGATCAACAATGAAAACTGGGATTGGAGCCAGTTCGATCTAAAATACTGGAATGGCGACGACATTCACCTCGAAGTCACCACCTCCGAAGACCAGGCAATTCTAACTTCAGGAAACAACCGATCCTGGTTCGGACTGCGAGAAGTTGTCGTTTTCAGAACAGGGACAGAAGTTCCACCCTCATTCGATCTGGAATACCTGAGCCCACTTATTGCAGAGATAGATGAAAACGGTGCGACCTCTTCCGCAGAGATCGCTGGAGCGATTCAAAAGGCAACTCAAACAGCGATAGCCAACTGGCAATCCGGACAGATGACCGATGCCCAGGCATTGTTCCTGAATCAAGTTGTCGATTCAGGACTTCTATCCAATAGTGCGACCAATGATAAGCTCAAGGGTTTGCTGGACAATTACCGTACTATGGAAAAACAGGTTCCGTTGCCCACACGGGCGCCTGGTTTGATGGAAGCAGATATTGTCAATCAGCCTTTGATGGTGCGTGGCAATCACAAACAGTTAAATCAGGAAATCCCACGTCGTTTTCTGGATGCCGTTGACCCGACTCCTTACGCCGACAACGCAAGTGGCCGATTGGAACTGGCGGAGGACACTGTTCGTGCTGACAACCCCTTCACTTCGCGAGTGATTGTGAACCGGCTTTGGCATTATCTGTTTGGTGCCGGCCTCGTGCGCACACCCGACAACCTGGGGCAACTGGGCGAACCACCGACTCATCCGGAACTACTCGACTTCCTGGCAACCCGTTTCACAAACGAGGGTTGGTCTCTCAAGCGAACGATCCGCTTCCTGGTGACTTCCGGAACGTTTAAACGATCCATTACTGCCAGTGATCTGGCTCTAGAGAACGATCCCGATAACTATTACTGGTCTCACGCAAAACTCCGACGGCTCGAAGCAGAAGCAATTCGCGATTCACTTCTGGCGGTCTCAGGGCAGCTTGATCTCAAGATGTACGGACCGGGTTATAAGCCGAATGGAGACAGCCATCAACGCTCTGTCTATGGTTTGATCAAACGAAATAGTCTCGATAAATTCCTAGCCACGTTTGATGCCCCCACTCCTTTCGCCACCAAGGGGAATCGCGATGAAACCAACGTCCCGGGACAATCGCTGACTTTGATGAACGATCCCTCCTTATCCAAAAATGCTGCGAACTGGATCAAGCTGATCAAAACGGAATACCCGGAACTGTCGCCCGAGGCTCAGATTCAACTCATGTTCGAACAGGCTCTCGGTCGTTTGCCCAGTGAAAAAGAAATGATGCATTCCCGTGAGTTCCTCTCCGAACTCGACAGTCGGTATCAGGTCTTGCATTCCGAATTTGAAGAACTGGCGAATCGGCAACAGCAGGTCGAAGAACAGATAGAGTCTATACTTGCACCAGTGAGAATGCGATTATTGCCGGGAGAGCTATCGGATGAACTAATCGCCAACCTTCCCCTCCCCATAGCCCATTGGAAGTTCGATGAACACGCTGACGATGAACTTTCAGGCATTAAAGGAACTCTCAATGGGACTGCCCGAATCGAAGACGGGGCGTTGATACTGGACGGGAAAGGGTACGTTTCAACGGAACCAGTTCCGACACAGGTTGACGCAAAGACGTTCGAAGCCTGGGTACAACTCGACAATCTGGAACAACGGGGCAGTGGCGTGATGACGTTGCAACGTCAGGATGGAATTCTGTTTGACTCGATCGTGTTAGGTGAGATACGACCCCAGCATTGGCTGGCCGGTTCGAACAATCATGCCCGCTCTGCCGAATTCAAAGGGTATGCCGAAGAAGTTGCGATTAGCGAACCTGTGCATCTTGCGATTTCCTACGATGAGCAGGGAAAGATTACCGGCTATCGAAACGGAAAACCGTATGGCGAAACGATTCAGAAAGCACCGTTGCTTCCCTTCGCCGCTGATGGTTCGAACTTCTTGTTTGGTTTGCGACATTCACCAGCCGCGAGTAACCGTTATCTGAAGGGACGTATCTATGAAGCGAGATTTTACGATCGAGCGCTGAGTCCCGCTGAAATCGAAGCGTCCTCCCATTCATTGGGACTGTTCGTCTCGCCCGCATTGGTTCGGGCCGAACTGACCAGCGCACAGCAGACGGAACTCTCGAAATATGAAACATCCCTGTCAAATATCCTCTCTCAGCAAAAGTCTCTCGGACAGCAACCGGCTGACGAGCAAGCCTGGATCGATTTCGGTCACGCGCTTTTTAATCTGAAGAACTTCATCTACTACGAGTAG